A window of Eikenella corrodens contains these coding sequences:
- the pilB gene encoding type IV-A pilus assembly ATPase PilB codes for MSVGLLRVLFQNKLIGQDQVEKYRENINQNKNIIPMLAEAGIIQQKDLLLLLAKLFHYPMMDLSRYSRSMLVQDVINDTQMLEYRCVPLFKRGQKLFLGVSNPTLLQIYQQLVFPSGLSVDLVLVNDEQLDRLLEFASQASTAILDEISENPDGKPILLDGESEDGPIAKFIHKVLSDALNTGASDIHFEFYEEMARIRFRTDGQLREVVQPPLNIRGQIASRIKVMSKMDISEKRIPQDGRIQIQFHKNQKPIDFRVNTLPTLFGEKIVMRILNSDAATLNIDQLGFEPFQKELLLEAIHRPYGMVLVTGPTGSGKTVSLYTCLNILNTDSVNISTAEDPAEINLPGINQVNVNDKQGMTFAAALKAFLRQDPDIIMVGEIRDLETADIAIKAAQTGHMVFSTLHTNNAPATLSRMLNMGVAPFNIASSVNLIMAQRLVRRLCTCKQPIERPPAEALLKVGFTEEDLAKDAWQLYRQVGCDRCRGKGFKGRAGVYEIMPVTDAMQKIIINNGTEVDIAQQAYADGLVDLRRAGILKAMQGITTLEEILASTND; via the coding sequence ATGAGCGTCGGACTATTGCGTGTCCTGTTTCAAAATAAGTTGATTGGGCAGGATCAGGTTGAAAAATACCGAGAAAACATTAATCAAAACAAAAATATCATTCCTATGCTAGCTGAGGCAGGCATTATCCAACAAAAAGATTTACTGTTGCTGCTGGCTAAATTGTTCCATTATCCGATGATGGATTTATCCCGCTACTCGCGTTCGATGCTGGTACAGGATGTCATTAATGATACCCAGATGCTGGAGTACCGTTGTGTCCCTTTATTCAAGCGTGGGCAAAAACTGTTTTTAGGTGTATCCAACCCCACACTGTTGCAAATATACCAACAATTGGTTTTTCCCAGTGGTTTGTCCGTCGATTTGGTGCTGGTCAATGACGAGCAGCTGGATAGATTGCTGGAATTCGCCAGCCAAGCCTCCACTGCCATCCTAGATGAAATTTCCGAGAATCCGGATGGCAAACCAATATTACTGGACGGCGAATCAGAAGACGGCCCGATTGCCAAATTCATTCACAAAGTGCTGTCTGATGCCCTAAATACCGGCGCCTCAGATATCCATTTTGAGTTTTATGAAGAAATGGCACGCATCCGATTCCGTACTGACGGTCAATTGCGCGAAGTGGTGCAGCCTCCGCTCAACATCCGCGGGCAGATTGCTTCGCGTATCAAGGTAATGTCGAAAATGGACATTTCCGAAAAACGCATACCGCAGGACGGCCGTATCCAGATCCAGTTCCATAAAAACCAAAAGCCGATCGACTTTCGTGTAAATACGCTGCCTACACTATTCGGCGAAAAAATTGTAATGCGTATTCTGAATTCAGATGCTGCCACGTTGAATATCGACCAACTGGGTTTCGAACCTTTCCAAAAAGAATTACTACTGGAGGCCATCCACCGCCCATACGGCATGGTGCTGGTTACCGGCCCGACCGGTTCGGGTAAAACCGTGTCGCTGTATACCTGTCTAAACATCTTGAATACCGACAGTGTAAACATCTCCACCGCCGAAGACCCGGCCGAGATTAACTTGCCCGGTATCAATCAGGTAAACGTAAACGATAAACAGGGCATGACATTTGCTGCAGCATTGAAAGCATTCCTGCGTCAAGACCCGGACATCATCATGGTGGGTGAGATTCGCGACTTGGAAACTGCCGATATTGCCATTAAAGCCGCGCAAACCGGCCACATGGTGTTCTCTACCCTGCATACCAATAATGCTCCGGCCACACTATCCCGTATGTTGAACATGGGGGTAGCACCGTTCAATATTGCTAGCTCGGTTAATCTGATTATGGCGCAGCGTTTGGTGCGGCGGCTGTGTACCTGCAAACAACCGATCGAGCGTCCGCCAGCTGAAGCTTTACTGAAGGTCGGCTTCACTGAAGAAGACTTAGCCAAGGACGCCTGGCAGTTATACCGTCAAGTGGGTTGTGACCGGTGCAGAGGAAAAGGTTTCAAAGGACGAGCCGGTGTATATGAAATCATGCCGGTTACCGATGCCATGCAGAAAATCATCATCAATAACGGTACCGAAGTGGATATTGCTCAACAAGCCTACGCTGATGGATTGGTGGACCTGCGCCGAGCCGGTATTTTAAAAGCAATGCAAGGTATTACCACCTTAGAAGAAATCCTTGCCAGCACTAACGACTAA
- a CDS encoding type II secretion system F family protein — MATNKRNQSNKKVAGTSYEFEGRHLESEQIVRGEVVAKDEQDARAKLARRRIKVISLHKKKKVREKKITQGDITVFTRQLSTMMKAGLPVMQAFDIVAKGHSNASMTKLLMEVRNDIEQGTSMANAFRKHPKYFDDFYCNLVDAGEAGGVLENLLDKLATYMEKTQAIKKKIKSALTYPIAVVVVAIILVIIMMMFVLPEFKKVYDGMNAEMPALTQFMMGISDFMVAYGWIVIIAMIGAVVAFIQWHKRSFELQKRIDALLLKMPIFGNIVEKGTIARWARTTATLFTAGVPLVEALDSVGGASGNIIYEEATKSIRNQVNQGSSLTTAMGSTDLFPNMVLQMASIGEESGSLDDMLNKAAEFYEEEVDIAVATLSSLMEPIIMVVLGSIIGVILVSMYLPLFNLGSVVG, encoded by the coding sequence ATGGCTACAAACAAACGAAACCAATCCAATAAAAAAGTGGCGGGAACCAGCTACGAATTTGAAGGCCGGCACCTAGAGTCCGAGCAAATCGTCCGTGGCGAGGTAGTTGCCAAAGACGAGCAGGACGCACGTGCCAAACTTGCCCGCCGCCGAATCAAGGTTATCAGCCTGCATAAAAAGAAAAAAGTTCGCGAAAAGAAAATCACCCAGGGCGACATTACCGTATTCACCCGCCAGCTATCCACTATGATGAAAGCAGGCCTACCGGTGATGCAGGCGTTTGATATTGTAGCCAAAGGCCACTCCAACGCCTCCATGACCAAGCTCTTGATGGAAGTGCGCAACGACATCGAACAAGGTACCTCTATGGCCAATGCATTCCGCAAGCATCCGAAATATTTTGATGACTTCTATTGCAACCTGGTGGATGCCGGTGAGGCAGGCGGTGTACTGGAAAACCTGCTGGATAAACTGGCCACCTATATGGAAAAAACCCAGGCCATCAAAAAGAAAATCAAAAGTGCGCTTACCTATCCGATTGCAGTAGTGGTAGTAGCCATTATATTGGTTATCATCATGATGATGTTCGTATTACCAGAATTTAAAAAGGTATATGACGGCATGAACGCCGAAATGCCGGCACTAACCCAATTCATGATGGGTATTTCTGACTTTATGGTTGCATACGGCTGGATCGTAATCATCGCGATGATTGGTGCCGTAGTGGCTTTCATTCAATGGCATAAACGCTCCTTCGAACTGCAAAAACGTATCGATGCCCTCTTGCTCAAAATGCCTATCTTCGGCAACATCGTGGAAAAAGGCACAATTGCCCGATGGGCTCGTACCACCGCTACCCTGTTTACTGCCGGCGTACCGCTAGTAGAGGCGCTAGATTCCGTAGGCGGTGCATCAGGCAACATCATTTATGAAGAGGCTACTAAAAGCATCCGTAACCAAGTGAACCAAGGTAGCTCATTAACCACTGCCATGGGCTCAACCGACTTGTTCCCCAATATGGTTTTGCAAATGGCCTCCATTGGTGAAGAATCCGGCTCGCTGGACGACATGCTCAACAAAGCAGCCGAATTCTATGAGGAAGAAGTGGATATTGCCGTTGCTACCCTTTCCTCCTTGATGGAACCGATTATTATGGTGGTTTTGGGCAGTATCATTGGTGTAATTCTAGTGTCCATGTACCTGCCACTGTTCAAC